CTTTGAACATTTACATAATCCACAATATAAAGCATGTATTTGTTTTAACAACATTGAGATATGACCTTCCTTACTATCAAACAGCACTGTGTCAGTCAGGTCAAATAGGAAGAGCACAGTATCAGTCAGGTCAAATAGGAAGAGCACAGTATCAGTCAGGTCAAATAGGAAGAGCACAGTGAAGCAACTTAGGCCTACTGTGTCTGCAAAGCCAAACAGGAAATCACAACACCTTAACTGCTCGCTAACTGCTGCTCGCTACAGATCAGAATATTAGCTCAACACTGCAATCTACTTTGAAAAACTCAAATCACACCGTCTCTACAGTTCTTGGTATTTTTGACTGTAAATATAGAGTTAACGGTTATAGACTGTACAGTTAAAATGGACATGAAGCTATAGCTGAAGAGCTCATTTGTGATTTAAGTCCATCTGATGTTCATGTCCTGTCCATGGCCATGTCCTGCATTTTTCACAGACAGTGGGTTACCCACAAGGCCTTGAGACAGATGTGAGGAACATGAGTGTAGCCTACCACTGAGGTGTTTGTTGTCTGGTCCAAGGCCTTATTGTCCTCTGGAATAAAGAAAGATGCAGTATTAGAGACCTGAGATACACTAGAACAATACTGAATAAATTCACCATAGAAGAGTTATACGTTTTAGTCTCATATGTCAAGATTCATTGTTTATAACATAGGCTAACAGTTGTCGTCAAGGAAAAGATTTGTCTCCTGAAATCTCCAGAATCAAACATTACTTTTTCATTACAGTTATTATAGAATGAATACTTACTATACTTTCTCCACATCTTCCATGTGACTAGAacaccagatatcaccaccaccaacatGCCCAGAGGAATCAGTAGGACATTTAGATCTATGGAACTGATAGTGATACTGTGTTTATTGTACAGTCCATAAAAcagatttaaatatatatttctcCTGCTATGACAAAATGGAAACATTTGTTCAGCTCTTCACACCTTTTTTGTGTGTGAAACTTGGCCATACAAGAATAGAAGGCTGCTACTTCTACAAACCAGAGGTGGGAGGAAGTGGTATATGCCTATAACAATCTTGGCCTTGTGCCCTAAAATCTAGTATGAAAAACAGAACATGTTAACTTTCTGCATATTTCTATTGTCATCCATTTGGAAGAGTAAGTGTGAAATACAGCTGTCTGAGTGATAATTACCTCATGGCGACCTTCTCCTTGCTCCCCTCAGGTCCTTGGACTGTGTTGTCAGTCTGAACAGGCTCAGCagttggagagaaagaggattGTTCAGTGGTTGGAGCTTGGGTTGCTGTGAGGTGAAAACAACAATGTCATTATGACTGGTGTACCAGAGAGACCCAAGGTAGACTGAACTGTAACAAGACAGTGGCTAAGCTATGACCTTGTCCAGATTATTTAATTTACCCCAATATGTGGATTTTAACTTAGTATTAGCACCAATAAGTACATCGAAAAGTTTTCAATCAGGTTGCAATCCAATTTGTTTCAGATGAcaagccaggatacaccaggttAATACTTAATTCTACAGTATCTGATTGTTCTCTACTCACTGGTCATAGTGGTGGTACTTTGTGTGGTGGTTTGTTGTCTGACAGTGATGTGAACAGGCATTATAAGGTCTCCCACTCCACACCTGTACCAGCCAGTGTTCTCCATCTTCAGTCCACCCTTAGTCACCATTAAGACATTTCTTCTGGTGGCATCAGTGGTCTGCTGTAGAGTCACTGATGTTCCCTTTATTGTCCCAGAATCCACCCCCACACAGGATCCACTGCCACCAATCCTGCACCACCCCTTCCTATTTCCAGTGTTACTATAGTAACAATTTACAATGACACTCCCTCCTTCAACTCCAGTCACCTCCTGTTGGTCCACATAGAGTTCTGGAGTACCTGAACACAGAGGTACACACACCAAAGAAGGTCCTGAGTGAACAAGTGTTTTTTGTAACAACTGACCAAAAATATCATAATGATATGATTGTTAAAGAACAGAAAGTAGACATACCAACATTCCTCATAGTGATACAATAGTGATACCAGTAAATGTAACCAGAACACCAGTCATGTAATCATGTGGAAGAGTTGCAGATATCTTACCTGGAGTGACAGATAGTTGGAATGTTTTTATAATGACATCTGGTCCAACATCGATCTCCACAGCACAGCTGTAACGTCCAGAGTCCTCTGTCCTCAGATCAGTCATGGTCACAGTGAAGGTTTGCTTGTTGATGTAATGAGAGATTGAGGCCTTATTTATGCTCTTAGAATGTACATCAGGGGAGCATCTATGCAAATATCCTAATTTACACAAGTATTTCACATGTGTTTTGTATCTCAGATCATAGGGACATGGGATGGTGATGGAGCCTCCTGTCTTCACAGACACACGATAAGCACCTGTAGACAACAGAAAACACCTTAGATTGGAATTCAAGCAAATTCTCACAGCATGAAAATGATATGTAAtctataacatacataatacaggAAGTGTTATTGATAAGACAAGCTACTGCTCCTGTCTTCAGAGTTTCAGCATGTGTCCAGTCCCTGTCCCTGACATCAACTTCAGCACTTTATAGAAACATGgtacatttgttgttgttgttggcctATCCAAAAATAACTTTGTTGTGCAGCTTTTTCCCATTACTTTCACATtctagacctacagttgaagtcacatCCGTTATAgcgatgagaccaaggcgcagcgtgatgagAACACATCTTTAATGAAATGAAGAAACTTAAACTTACAAAAACACTGTGATGCTATATTATAATAATAGTGCTGACACAGGGAACtaaacatagacaatcacccacaaaatactcaAGGAATATGGCtgtctaaatatggttcccaatcagagacaacgataaacagctgcctctaattgagaaccaatctagataaacatagacatacaaaacaccTAGACTAGCTACAACTCCATAAACAAActaaaaaccctagacaggacaaaaacacaaCAAACCACCCCTTGTcgcaccctgaccaaaccaaaataataaagaaaacaaagataactaaggtcagggtgtgacagttggaagtttacatacacttaggctggagtcattaaaacgtgtttttcattgactccacaaatttcttgttaacaaactatagttttggcaagtcggttaggacatctactttgtgcatgacacaagtcattttaacaacaattgtttacaggcagcttggaatattccagcaaatgatgtcatggctttagaagcttctgagctTCCGGttatttgacatcatttgagtcaattggaggtggacctgtggatgtatttcaaggcctaccttcacagtgcctctttgcttgacatcatgggaaaatcaaaagaaatcagccaagacctcagaaaaaaaattggagacctccacaagtctggttcatcattgggaacaatttccaaacgcctgaaggtaccacgttcatctgtacaaacaatagtacgcaagtataaacaccatggagacagcagtcataccactcaggaaggagactggttctgtctcctagagatgaacgtactttggtgcgaaagtgcaaatcaatcccagaacaacagcaaagaaccttgtgaagatgcttgaggaaatagatgcaaaagtatctatatccacagtaaaaacgagtcctatttcAACATAACCTGAcaggacgctcagcaaggaagaagccactgtttcaaaactgccataaaaaagccagactagggtttgcaactgcacatggggacaaagatcgtagtttttggagaaatgtcctctggtctgatgaaacaaaaataaaattgtttggacataatgaccatcgttatgtttggagcaaaaaggggaggcttgcaagccgaagaacaccatctcaaccgtgaagcactgggtggcagcatcatgttgtgggggtgctttgctgcagagggactgatgcactaaacaaaatagatggcatgaggtaggaaaattatgtggatatattgaagtaacatctcaagacaccagtcaggaagttaaaaggaAGTTGGAAGTTGGttgaaaatgggtcttccaaatggacaatgacccaaagcatacatccaaagttgtggcaaaatggcttaaggacaacagagtcaaattattggagtggccatcacacagccctgacctcaatcctatagaaaatttgtggccaGAAttcatgtgtgagcaaggaggcctacaaacctgactcagttaaaccagttctgtcaggaggaatgggccaaatcaaattttatttatatagcccttcgtacatcagctgatatctcaaagtgctgtacagaaacccagcctaaaaccccaaacagcaagcaatgcaggtgtagaagcacggtggctaggaaaaactccctagaaaggccaaaacctaggaagaaacctagagaggaaccaggctgtggggtggccagtcctcttctggctcttTTGACccaacaatttaaaagcaatgctaccaaatactaattgagtgtatataaacttctgacccactgggaatgtgatgaaataaataaaagattaaataaatcattctctctgctattattctgacatttcacattcatataataaattggtgatcctaactgacctaagacaggttaTTTTTACGTGGataaaatgtcaagaattgtgacaaactgagtttaaatgtatttggctacggtgtatgtaaacttcgacttcaactgtacatatataGTGTTTTCAGTAAGAACTATTATAGCTCATGGGCTtctaatcccacccctcagctgcTCTCAGTCCAACCCACCTAtcgggtaggtcgtcattgtaaataagaatttgttcttaactgtctttcctagttaaataaaggtttcatTTAAAAATGAATCATTAAAATCTCTGTAAATCACCTTCTGATTTTTTATATGTGCCATATAtatttcaactgtgctgtgatgtttcacatacATTCTATACCTGTTTAATCACTTTGtgtctacagattgtaaattaatgATGAATATTTTAACTACGAGTATTATTATTAAAGTTACATAGTGGCAACACCAGAATAAGTGAcataatgattctgtctcttcgcagcaaaatctgcagagctgagaTGGTTGCAGGTGCCATTAACACAATATTTTGTTGGTGGAAATAATTGTATATAATAgtaattttaaaaatgtaatcaagcattgttttgtgtatcagttcataaaccgtGTTCTATGGAATCAGAATCCCCAACttctcccccttccacttgcctcttccattttccTGGTATTGttgcaatcagttggttgtaattttggataGAGACAACTTTTCCATATATTTTTATTAGCTGCActtgtgacataactccaccttTCTTATTCATAATATCATTAATAAAGATAAATAAAACATTGTGTTCCATaaataatgttaatattattttTTTACCATGTTTGACGTgaaccataatatttgttctgtTTTTTTCTGGAGGATGAAACTGGAATTGCAGCAAGCTTTGTTTGGCTTGTTTTAGAAAGGGTGATATTTTGAAAATTCAATTTTCAATTAACTGATAATGAGAGTTTTTAATCTGGATAAAggggaaaaatacatttttgaacaAGGGGTGAGGCAATCTTATTAATCTACTTGATAACAAGTTCGGCTTTAAGTACaccttttgtatgactgatgcttTTAGTAAGAGGTTTAATGCTTTAACATTTAATAATTTTAGCTCCCCCAAACTGATATTAATTATAAAACTAAGCCATTTTTAAGTTGTAtagcttgccattccaaatataGTGAAATGttttttgctcatataatttgaaaaacaaatcattcAGCATAGGCAGGTCTGTAAACTGGGATACGACTAAATAATGAATCAGGGTGATTGTTCCACAAATACAGGTATTTACCTGTCCATGCTAGCAAGATCTTGTCTATTTTTTCAAACTTTATATTGAAATTTGTTTTAGGGAGTTAATTTATTTCTttagggatatgaatactgagTACGTCAACTTCAAGTCAGACAAtgttattggtaaactacacggtaatgtaaaagCACTATTTTTGGGGAATCCAATGCTTAGTTATCATTGTAATCATTGTATCATTGTAAAAATGATCTATATTCTCCATGAggctgtgcagggatccagaatgCAGATTGAAGAGGAAACATGagtcatcagcgtacaatgacctctttgtttttaagccctggaTTACTAGCCCCTCTATATTATTGCTGGATCTGgttttaatagctaacattttgatggccataataaatagatacaCCAgcagtggacaaccttgttttagtCCTCTTGACAGCTTAATACTTtttgagaagtagccattatttatgATTTTACACCTaaggttactatacataactctAACCCATTGTATAACATATTCCCCAACATTTAAATAGTCCTGGCATGTTAATATAAATTCTAGTCATACTCTATTAAAAGTTTCCTATATTTTGTGTTCAATTGTTTCGAGTACTGTTCTCATAcaatctccaatgtatcgtcaatgtaaaaaacctgtctgatcagatTGAATAATATCCAACACCTTTTTAATTCAATGTGCTACGGATTTTGGAtaacaacactgaagtgtaaagACCTCCAGTTTTTTAGGTGGACTGGACTGTTTTAATAAACTTATTATTTAATGTCATCACCCCTGGTAAGTTTCTTTTCCTATGCCAGAAATATATTTCACCGTCAGAagttgtgcctttccaaatcatgtctaatcaattgaactGGTCACTGGTGGgccccaatcaagttgtagtaacatcaaggatgatcaatggaaacagaatggacctgagctcaatttccagtctcatagcgaacggtctgaatacttatgaaaataaggtatttctgtttttaatttttaacatttgcaacattttctaagaacctgtttttgcttcgtcattatgggatgTTTTGTGAGGATTTGTGAGGAAAAAatgaattgaatccattttagaacaaggctgtaacatttAACGCAGTGTTAACCAGCCAGCCGTGCGTTAGCAGAGTTAACAGAACCCGTTAACACATCCAACCCAAATTGCCGGTGTGTATCGGAACAATAATATTTCCTTTGCGTGTTTGAGATTGAGATTTATTGTTTACATGGTGATAAAAAGATAGTGATAACAATTGTTATAGGATCACATAGTCCCACTCCAGTAGAGAACCTAGACAGGTTATTAACCCTCTTCCTCTATCAAaactttatcctatcctattgTAGCCCCACAGAGCTGTCAATATTCTTTTATTTTAAATTATATTTGTTACGATTCACATCGGCCAAAAGGACAGCACAGTAAAACAGCCAATTTCCAGTCTCAcagcaaacggtctgaatacttaagtaaataaggcatttctgttttttgttttcaatacatttacaaaaaaaattaaaacctgttttcactttgtcattatggggtattgtatgtagattgatgaggatttgtatttatttaatacattttcgaATAACACTGTAGTGTAACAAATTATGGaaaaatactttccgaatgcattgtatctGCTCGGAGCCTTTTGAGAGTGGGTAGGGCACATCATCTCTCCACTATTTCATGGGGAAATTTCCCATTAATAGAGAACGGTGTGGTCTTCAGCTCCCTACCCAGTTGTAGCAAGGCAATCTTAATTTTGAAGTGAGTTAGCCTATTCATTTTGTATCGAGTTAGCCAAGCTAATATCTGACAGTAGGACGGTgtcttccctcccctctgccACCCAAACTGTGGGCCCTTTGAAAATAATTTGTGCCCACCAGTTCGTCCTTCATCTTGAGATTGTTTAATGAAAACCTTGACGTATTTCCCAGTTGCCTAATCATTTTTATCCTCATTTATTGCCACTATTACTATATTAGTCTTCATACTTCTACACTTCAGATTAagtaattattttttaaattgtgttATTAACATACCATTGCTTCTCCGTAGTGCAGTGTTCCGCAACTGGTGGCCTACGAGCCAAATTTGACCCGCAGTTGATTTTATTTTGCCCCGCAGTTGATTTTATTTTGCCGCCCAATTTTTTCTGAACAAAATGTATTTAGAGACTGTAAAGAGACCAGCAAATCAGCTCAGTGTTTTTAATTTTGGATATCTGTTCAATAGTATTACCATGCATAATAGAGATATAAATGATTGTACAcacatgtaagcaaggtttgaagtgattatgttttagtcatcCGTTTCGGcatcttgcggtcaatttgcagtctataaatgatttgtaattatgttccggccccctgaccatccactcaagaaaaGATCAGCCCGCTGCtggatctagttgatgatccttgCCGTAGTGGCTTTTAGGGAGTCCACGGTGGTTTTCAATAACTTATTTTCAGTTAGTATTTCTTCCATAATTTTATGCTGTAATCCATTGTTATAAAAACCTCTTCTTCCATTGTTACATTTGGAAGCTTAGATGGTGGCTTCCCTTCAGTTTCACTCAAGGAAAGTTCTGCTCTTGTTCGCTTTGATATGTTGATCAAAGTGTTGATCAATAAATAGTTGAAGGTTCTCTACATTATCCAGAATGTTTGTTTTCAAGTTCAGATAATTCTCAATTTTACGATTAATTAATGGGACAAGCTATATGTATCTACCACGCTGCCACTTGCCACAATTTCCCCCCTAAAGAAGTGTTACCCTTACCTGAGAGTCTGGAGAAGATGAGGAATacgatggagagggagagatgagaaacCATTTCTGGCTGTGTGTCTCCGTATGTTATATGGTACCAATGTACAGCGTGCGTGTCAAGGACCAAGGAACCAAAGAGAATGACTGAACTTCCTAATAGTTATAGCTGTCtttaactctcttcctgcttctgtttGAGTGTCTATGCCCCCCTCAGTGGCAGATAAACACTATTACACTCTTATCAACTAGTTGTAACATAAGGCTCTACAAttgatatttgtattttattagcaCATTTTTACATCAAATAAAATCACTTATAGTGTTAAGATGGATGACCCGGCAGCCTATTTAGTTGGTGTTGAGCAGCAACAGTTGAGATGGAGTCAGAGGTTCAGGTGCAAAAATAATTGAATTTATTTAAAAGTGCAGGTGATCTTTTTGGTATATGAATAAACTACGAACTCACTTTGTTGTAGACTCTTCGCTGTAACAGAGAAGGTACTCTGGTTGATGTCATGAGAGATTGAGGCCTTATCAGTGCTCTTGGGATGGTCAGTGCCCACTACATAAGAGCACATATCCTGGTAATATCCTTGACACAAGTATTTCACGTTTTTGATGTAATCCTGATGATagggacatcaaatcaaatttgatttgtaaaatgcgccgaatacaacaggtgtagaccttactgtgagatgcttacttacgagcctttaaccaacaatgcagttcaagaaataagagttaagaaaatatttaccaaataaactaaactaaaaactaaactaaagataagcaaaataaaataacaataacgaggctatatacaggaggtaccggtaccaagtcaatgtgcggggtacaggttagtcgaggtcatttgtacatttgTAAAGTgcggggggtcaatgtaaatagtccgggtggttATTTCATTAATCGTTCAGCAGTCTATGGCTTGaagttagaagctgttaaggagccttttggacctagacttggcactccggtaacgCATgccgtagcagagagaacagtatattaCTTAGGTGGCTgcagtctttgaccattttttgggccttcctctaacaccacCTAGcatgtaggtcctggatggcaggaagcactACTCTCTGTAGCTGCGTATGGTCGGATGCTtagcagttgccacaccaggcgCTGAAGCAACCCGGTCAGAATGCTTTAGGTGCAGCTGAAGAATgttttgaggatctggagacccatgccaaatcttttcagtctcctgagagggaatgggtgttgtcgtgccctcttcacggctaTCTTGGCGTTTTTGGAGCATCTTAGTTTGAaaggtgatgtggacaccaattaacttgaaactctcgaccagcTCCATCACTATCATGGGACAGTGATGAAGCCTCCTATCTGTACAGACAGAGTTAGACCACCAGTACCTGTAGACACAAAACACATATTGTTGACTGGAATTTAAGAAAATACAAAACAGATAAATCCCATTGCACCTACAGTGTCCCCCCCAATGATTAAAGAATACTTTTTATTTTTAGAGGAAGAATGTGAGTGATGTGTGTGAGTGAAAACCAGAAAGTCCTCGCTCAAAATACAGATACAAAAAAGAAATAAAAGGACACACATGACAACAAACAGACAATAATCCTGTGTTCAGAGTTTCAGCATTTACCCAGACCCTGACTTCAAAAAGCAATAAACTGAACCATGATTGAATTCCATCATAGAAACATGATGCCCTTACCTGAGTCtggagaagatgagggagagatgcaACCTTGTCAGCATTTCGTATGATGTCGTATGATTGTGTAGGTAAATATGCGACACTCCTTTTAGTATGATATTGTCACGTtttatcaaggtgggtggaatcaggcgcagagagcaggtttcAGAAATTTGACAGTTTATTCTCCGGCGCATATTCTCCTGCGCACAAAaaacacggtcaacccaacacacagggtgaataatccaacacaggataaaaataaaaaaaaaaacagaccaGAGAATAAAACACAAGCACTACACCAAATGACATGAATacgaaaacaatcccgcacaaaacaagggcgggacaacctactacatatagggacgttaattaaactaaaatacacacaggtgaaactaataagacaaaaccaatagacaaacgaaaaagggatcggtagtggctcgtcggacggtgacgacgaccgccgagcaccgcccgaacagggagaagagccaacttcggcggaaatCGCGACAGATATGTTATGTATGGTatagtatgtattaatttgtggatgtccattttacaaattgtacaatatgttatgaatttgcaacacgtataatgtgttatgaattacaatttgttGGGTGCCTAACATTTGGGTTTTGAGTTCCTTTTTTTACAGGGACACacaggtagagaggagaagagggacaaTGTGTGATGATGGAATGTAGAAGAATGCTTGAAAACACTTCAACCATTTGTTGCAGAATAGCTGACACAGGGAAGAGATATATAAAAACATTAAAACTCAGAAATGTTTACAGCATAACACATTTTCAGTGTCTACAACTTATACACCAATGACTGACAAAGCACAGACCACAAAACCCTCCTTTTCAAGTATTCTGATGACACAGCCATTCTGTTCCTCCTGAATGACCCCCCTCCTTCCAGCAATATCAATCATCCATTAACCAATTCAGTGAATGATGCTGCAAAAACTACCCGGATCTCATCTTCtccaaaacaaaataaataaccACTGACTTCCCAAAAAAACCCACCTGTGACGGCCCTGTCCTCATCGGAGAGGCTGAAATGGTTCCTTCATTTAAATACCTCAGAATTACGTTAGACCACAAGCTCACCTTTGATCAACACACCACTGAAATAACACAGACGTCCCAGCAACGTCTGTCTGTCATCAGGCATCTGATCAACCTGTCTGTCAAACCCAAACTCCTTCTTCTAGTCTACCAGAGCATCATCACCACTACTCATCTACTGAAGTATCTACTATCACAACATGCTCACCGTCTCACACCACAGTAAACTATTAAGGATCCACGACACAGCATCTAAACTGCTTGGACTCTACACTCCAAAAAGGTTCCTTAATGAAGGAGCTATCCAGCATAAAGCCCACCACATGATCTCCAGTCCAGACCACCAACTCCACCACTGCTTTGATCTTCTCCCATCAGGTCAGAGATATCAGACTATTAAACATCTCACTGCAGGCTTCAGGAGGAGTTTCATCCCAGGGACCATCACAATTATAAACAGTTCCATGTGTCTTCCTCCTATGGGCAGGTGGGTGGTGGTATTTATGCCAGACTGTTTGTTTCCTGGTGTTCTTCttattgtcacgtcctgaccttagttccttttttatgtctctattttagtttggtcagggagtgagttggggtgggcattctatgttttgttcttgtgtttatatttctatgtgtttggtctgctatggttctcaatcagaggcagctgtcaatcgttgtctctgattgagaaccatacttgaaccatacttaggcagcctgttttcccactatgattggtgggtagttgttttg
The sequence above is drawn from the Oncorhynchus gorbuscha isolate QuinsamMale2020 ecotype Even-year linkage group LG11, OgorEven_v1.0, whole genome shotgun sequence genome and encodes:
- the LOC123989466 gene encoding polymeric immunoglobulin receptor-like isoform X2; amino-acid sequence: MVSHLSLSIVFLIFSRLSGAYRVSVKTGGSITIPCPYDLRYKTHVKYLCKLGYLHRCSPDVHSKSINKASISHYINKQTFTVTMTDLRTEDSGRYSCAVEIDVGPDVIIKTFQLSVTPGTPELYVDQQEVTGVEGGSVIVNCYYSNTGNRKGWCRIGGSGSCVGVDSGTIKGTSVTLQQTTDATRRNVLMVTKGGLKMENTGWYRCGVGDLIMPVHITVRQQTTTQSTTTMTTTQAPTTEQSSFSPTAEPVQTDNTVQGPEGSKEKVAMSSIDLNVLLIPLGMLVVVISGVLVTWKMWRKYKDNKALDQTTNTSVDPFPANDVMYSTVVPKRRNQLNVQTKGQPYDVVYSSLVLHPTEGRNTAVTD
- the LOC123989466 gene encoding polymeric immunoglobulin receptor-like isoform X1 yields the protein MVSHLSLSIVFLIFSRLSGAYRVSVKTGGSITIPCPYDLRYKTHVKYLCKLGYLHRCSPDVHSKSINKASISHYINKQTFTVTMTDLRTEDSGRYSCAVEIDVGPDVIIKTFQLSVTPGTPELYVDQQEVTGVEGGSVIVNCYYSNTGNRKGWCRIGGSGSCVGVDSGTIKGTSVTLQQTTDATRRNVLMVTKGGLKMENTGWYRCGVGDLIMPVHITVRQQTTTQSTTTMTTTQAPTTEQSSFSPTAEPVQTDNTVQGPEGSKEKVAMSSIDLNVLLIPLGMLVVVISGVLVTWKMWRKYKDNKALDQTTNTSVQDPFPANDVMYSTVVPKRRNQLNVQTKGQPYDVVYSSLVLHPTEGRNTAVTD
- the LOC123989466 gene encoding polymeric immunoglobulin receptor-like isoform X3 encodes the protein MTDLRTEDSGRYSCAVEIDVGPDVIIKTFQLSVTPGTPELYVDQQEVTGVEGGSVIVNCYYSNTGNRKGWCRIGGSGSCVGVDSGTIKGTSVTLQQTTDATRRNVLMVTKGGLKMENTGWYRCGVGDLIMPVHITVRQQTTTQSTTTMTTTQAPTTEQSSFSPTAEPVQTDNTVQGPEGSKEKVAMSSIDLNVLLIPLGMLVVVISGVLVTWKMWRKYKDNKALDQTTNTSVQDPFPANDVMYSTVVPKRRNQLNVQTKGQPYDVVYSSLVLHPTEGRNTAVTD